From a single Cryptococcus neoformans var. neoformans B-3501A chromosome 3, whole genome shotgun sequence genomic region:
- a CDS encoding hypothetical protein (Match to ESTs gb|CF192853.1|CF192853, gb|CF190769.1|CF190769) has translation MTQQHLATFTWGAGAQTVCVAGNFNDWSATATPLKKQSDGSFLADVSVPWGEKQAFKYVVDGEWKVREDEAKEWDAAGNMNNVYTAPEGPDDKKPVDKSTATGATGASTSAGAGAGAGAAAAASAHAKDPATKDATSKPPTTAVPPADTADTAPASTGNKKTDPEALIAAAAPGAAIGAPILGKPVAGAETAPTSGITTTTAIGSGTAAATETKTKDKAPVESATPFDNKAAADKAGVAEKGTAKDTLSPGPVPVAMVAEKGTAKDTLSPGPVPVAIAVPTDKKAGLTEKGTAKDVNAPGPIPGSTAASADTAAKADEPIDPAVAATTDSSGAVRVTAVDATPQQIEMVAAAANVGEAPTATVGGEHGLAEKAAEYGAAAMATFGSVVGGAAAAVEKATGVDLTHSSPLSVEEARARGIDVTNLEKVDAPTDTTSPQGSAPPASAVAALDEKVAELKSETIGASSTTGVTDQVAMPLPNQQAPKSTSLSLPPSKEVDTVSVDKGLSDWLDYTASYPADGSSTLGHTASTTDNKEKDIKNDIPAQPETADMNHRAVPAPVFTTIAPKDPKKDRSLGSSDLNDTAGTKPIDAAPGVDAKKAKREEEANPTGATGEKPEVAEAKKAAAPDTPEDNLKLKSEDVGKGTGAGVGSASDGRAQVPQSGVKAETSLSSPSAATATTTETSQPASSATGTTATPSKTTAATTNGTSVPAAAAGYGGAVAGAAGAVEAGGAGSTTTGASNTAAPSTPAGTKPTSTSTPTPGKESSSGPGSVKKKTGFLAKIKHALSPGHKSK, from the exons ATGACCCAGCAGCATCTCGCCACCTTCACCTGGGGCGCAGGCGCACAAACA GTTTGTGTCGCCGGTAACTTTAACGACTGGTCTGCCACTGCCACTCCTCTCAAGAAACAATCAGATGGAAGCTTCCTGGCCGACGTTTCCGTTCCATGGGGAGAGAAGCAGGCGTTCAAGTATGTGGTCGATGGAGAGTGGAAGGTTAGAGAAGACGAGGCAAAGGAATGGG ATGCCGCTGGAAACATGAACAATGTCTACACTGCTCCCGAAGGCCCTGATGACAAAAAACCTGTGGACAAGTCAACGGCTACTGGTGCCACTGGTGCTTCAACCTCTGCTGGCGCTGGCGCTGGCGCCGGTGCTGCCGCGGCTGCCTCCGCCCATGCCAAGGACCCCGCCACGAAGGATGCTACTTCCAAACCTCCAACCACCGCCGTCCCCCCTGCCGACACTGCCGACACTGCCCCTGCCTCAACTGGTAACAAGAAGACCGATCCTGAGGCTCTgattgctgctgctgccccTGGTGCTGCCATTGGTGCTCCTATCTTGGGCAAGCCTGTCGCCGGTGCAGAGACAGCTCCCACCTCTGGCATCACTACGACCACCGCTATTGGTTCTGGTACCGCTGCTGCCACCGAGACCAAGACCAAGGACAAGGCCCCCGTTGAGAGTGCTACTCCTTTCGACAACAAGGCTGCAGCCGACAAGGCTGGGGTCGCTGAGAAGGGTACTGCCAAGGACACTCTTTCCCCCGGTCCTGTCCCTGTCGCTATGGTCGCTGAGAAGGGCACTGCCAAGGACACTCTTTCCCCCGGTCCTGTCCCTGTCGCTATTGCCGTCCCTACAGACAAGAAGGCTGGTCTCACTGAGAAGGGTACTGCCAAGGACGTGAACGCTCCTGGCCCCATCCCGGGATCAACCGCCGCTTCTGCTGATACCGCCGCCAAGGCTGACGAGCCCATCGACCCTGCTGTAGCTGCCACCACTGACAGTTCAGGTGCTGTCCGAGTCACCGCTGTCGACGCGACGCCTCAGCAAATCGAAATGGTCGCTGCTGCCGCTAATGTTGGTGAAGCTCCAACCGCTACTGTTGGAGGAGAGCATGGTCTtgcggagaaggctgcCGAGTACGGTGCGGCTGCCATGGCCACCTTTGGATCTGTTGTAGGCGGTGCAGCTGCCGCTGTGGAGAAGGCGACTGGTGTTGACCTTACTCACTCTAGTCCT CTGTCCGTCGAAGAAGCCCGCGCGCGAGGCATCGATGTCACCAACCTCGAAAAGGTCGATGCCCCAACTGACACCACTTCCCCTCAGGGATCCGCACCTCCCGCTTCCGCTGTCGCCGCGCTCGACGAAAAGGTCGCCGAACTCAAGTCTGAAACCATTGGCGCTAGTAGCACAACAGGAGTGACAGACCAGGTGGCTATGCCATTGCCAAATCAGCAGGCTCCGAAGAGTACGTCGTTGTCGTTGCCGCCCTCGAAGGAGGTTGATACTGTGAGCGTGGATAAAGGGCTGAGTGATTGGTTGGATTACACAGCTTCTTACCCTGCCGACGGGTCTTCCACTCTCGGCCACACCGCTTCTACGACAGACAACAAGGAGAAAGACATCAAGAATGACATTCCTGCACAACCTGAAACAGCAGACATGAACCACCGAGCCGTACCTGCCCCTGTATTTACCACAATCGCCCCTAAGGACCCCAAGAAGGACCGATCTCTAGGGAGCAGTGACCTCAACGATACTGCCGGTACGAAGCCCATCGATGCCGCTCCCGGTGTAGACGcaaagaaggccaagagggaggaagaagccaaccCCACAGGCGCGACTGGTGAGAAGCCCGAAGTGGCCGAGGCTaagaaggctgctgctCCTGATACTCCCGAAGATAACTTGAAGCTCAAGTCTGAAGACGTGGGTAAAGGTACTGGTGCTGGAGTAGGGTCCGCTTCCGATGGCAGAGCGCAAGTCCCTCAATCAGGTGTCAAGGCCGAaacttctctttcctccccttcGGCTGCAACTGCTACTACTACCGAGACTTCTCAACCTGCTAGCAGCGCGACTGGAACAACCGCCACGCCTTCCAAGACGACAGCGGCGACGACTAACGGAACATCTGtgcctgctgctgcagcTGGTTACGGTGGAGCTGTCGCCGGTGCCGCTGGTGCCGTCGAGGCTGGTGGTGCTGGTTCTACTACCACTGGTGCTTCAAATACAGCGGCTCCAAGTACCCCTGCCGGGACTAAGCCTACTTCTACCTCCACGCCCACGCCAGGAAAGGAGTCTAGCAGTGGACCCGGAtctgtgaagaagaagactggTTTCCTTGCCAAG ATCAAGCACGCTCTTTCGCCCGGACACAAATCCAAGTAA
- a CDS encoding hypothetical protein (HMMPfam hit to Zip, ZIP Zinc transporter, score: 206.7, E(): 4.2e-59), with product MGAVVLAGTYAEKNQYSFEVPAKQVEGTTMKKVFATLFPFESPAWNSILATFYISSIPNFILLAVPASLDPTSLNTMISFATGGLLGDVFLHLVPHAFFGEGHEADRSLVVEEKRNIVIGGAIFLGFACFFVLDKSMRVLSSSAGGEGDHHHSHSHSHSHSHAASGQSSSIKAEKDNGLRQRKSPVSPSTDSASADIQAASTSQDEKTAKEANPSLKLSAYLNLFGDFTHNITDGLAMAASFYSSPALGAVTTIATFCHEIPHEIADYSILIKSGFTKSQAMGSQFFTAVGAFVGTFLGIWIAETSGAGNAGAHGEGISLNVGEGLFGTSVAGGELVIPMTAGGFLYIASVSVIPELLAESRSGKQALKEYAAMAFGVFCMGVIAWNE from the exons ATGGGCGCTGTGGTACTTGCCGGTACTTACGCGGAGAAA AACCAATACTCCTTCGAAGTACCGGCGAAACAGGTAGAAGGAACAACTATGAAAAAGGTCTTTGCAACATTGTTTCCCTTCGAAAGTCCTGCCTGGAACTCTA TCCTGGCAACTTTCTACATATCCAGTATACCCAACTTTATCCTCCTTGCTGTACCAGCCAGCCTTGACCCTACATCGTTAAATACCATGATATCTTTCGCTACCGGTGGTCTTTTGGGAGACGTCTTCCTACATTTGGTGCCGCACGCTTTTTTTGGAGAAGGTCATGAAGCCGACAGGAgtttggtggtggaagaaaagaggaataTCGTAATTGG AGGCGCCATCTTCCTTGGTTTTGCATGCTTTTTTGTATTGGACAAGAGTATGAGGGTACTCAGCTCCTCAGCCGGCGGGGAGGGCGATCATCACCATTCGCATTCCCATAGCCACAGCCATAGCCACGCAGCCTCAGGCCAGTCGTCTTCGATTAAAGCGGAAAAAGACAACGGGCTGCGCCAACGCAAATCCCCGGtctccccctccaccgACTCTGCTTCAGCCGATATCCAAGCCGCTTCCACTTCTCAAGATGAGAAAACAGCCAAAGAAGCGAACCCCTCACTCAAGCTTTCAGCTTACCTTAATTTGTTTGGCGACTTTACCCACAACATCACTGATGGCCTTGCCATGGCTGCTAGCTTTTACAGCAGTCCTGCTTTGGGAGCGGTCACTACTATAGCAACATTCTGTCATGAAATCCCCCACGAA ATCGCAGACTACTCTATCCTGATCAAATCGGGTTTCACAAAATCCCAAGCGATGGGCTCTCAATTCTTCACCGCCGTAGGCGCTTTTGTTGGTACATTCTTGGGTATCTGGATCGCCGAAACGTCAGGTGCGGGTAATGCAGGAGCTCACGGAGAGGGTATCAGCCTGAATGTAGGAGAGGGGTTGTTTGGGACGAGCGTAGCCGGTGGGGAGCTGGTCATTCCAATGACCGCGGGAG GTTTCTTGTATATTGCAAGTGTGAGCGTGATTCCGGAATTGTTGGCAGAATCCAGGAGCGGGAAACAGGCGCTCAAAGAGTACGCCGCGATGGCGTTTGGTGTTTTCTGCATG GGTGTGATTGCTTGGAACGAATAA
- a CDS encoding hypothetical protein (HMMPfam hit to CH, Calponin homology (CH) domain, score: 237.6, E(): 2.3e-68), with amino-acid sequence MWSPQVDMERRASQQSALSPTPPTNKHGRTKSLSAISNFNAAMNINAGGPGGGAPMSPVRMGSPLIGPGGAVEFEWADIQARTFCRWLNKQLESHGLEPMTDVVKDFSSGVKLIQLLEIISEESLGRYVKNPRLRVQKAENAAKALNFIRSKGIKLTNIGPEDIVDGNLKLILGMIWTLILRFTIANITESGLSARDGLLLWCQRKTTGYNPEVDVQNFKGSFADGLALCALIHYHRPELLDYHGLDKADKRNNTELAFKVAEEKLGIPRLLEVKDLCDVEVPDERSVMTYVAEFFHKFSSEDKAETGARRVEKFAEVMQGVWANKNDFERRLDLLLSALSVTEQSWFIAPQPSTYPEAISYLAQFNDYKRTSKREWVKERQELAALYSNIQTKIRTYSLKPWEPSEGARLEDLEKRWAEFLVSETARSRAINASVRDIKETLKKKFARAAEDFIHRLQQIEQAIGALAGPLPQQKQTLSQLSSSIPSLYKLLSTEISDLNNSCLEAKVEENDYTVLTVDDLEYELELAEVGLKKKIAFIDNQLVSAQHTNITPAKLEEFEATFKHFAWEETNTLGMWEMHSALASLGIVYAEEELETIFSELEQHFGAVTYEAWLSLLVNITQDDASSPEQLREAFRGMAGEKPYVTDLDFEYAHLPKETVRFLQEAMPETSELPELEEGMERPANGTTKAYDYNSFLEVAFAQQCI; translated from the exons ATGTGGTCCCCTCAAGTTGACATGGAACGTCGCGCGTCCCAACAATCAGCCCTCTCACCAACCCCTCCAACAAATAAACATGGCCGTACAAAGTCTCTCAGCGCAATATCCAACTTCAACGCCGCGATGAACATCAACGCCGGAGGACCTGGCGGGGGTGCACCGATGAGCCCTGTCCGCATGGGCAGTCCTTTGATAGGACCCGGGGGAGCAGTCGAGTTTGAATGGGCAGATATTCAAGCAAG GACTTTTTGTCGATG GCTCAACAAACAGCTGGAAAGTCACGGATTAGAACCGATGACAGACGTTGTCAAGGACTTTTCGAGCGGTGTCAAGCTCATTCAA CTCCTA GAAATCATCTCGGAGGAAAGCTTGGGGCGCTATGTTAAGAACCCGAGGCTGCGTGTGCAAAAAGCCGAG AATGCTGCAAAAGCCCTGAATTTTATACGGTCAAAAGGAATTAAATTGACGAATATCGGTCCGGAAGATATCGTTGACGGAAACCTGAAGCTTATCCTGGGCATG ATATGGACGCTTATTCTGAGATTCACAATCGCAAACATCAC AGAATCTGGATTATCGGCAAGGGATGGTCTGTTGCTCTGGTGCCAAAGAAAGACAACTGGCTATAACCCGGAGGTGGATGTACAAAACTTCAAAGGAAGTTTTGCAGATGGTCTAGCTTT ATGTGCTCTGATTCATTACCACCGCCCGGAGCTGCTAGATTATCATGGGTTGGATAAGGCTGACAAGCGAAACAACACTGAACTTGCTTTCAAAGTTGCTGAAGAAAAGCTTGGTATCCCT CGTCTGCTTGAAGTGAAGGATTTGTGCGATGTGGAAGTCCCAGACGAAAGGTCTGTAATGACTTACGTTGCTGAATTTTTCCACAAGTTCTCAAGCGAAG ACAAAGCCGAAACCGGCGCTAGGCGAGTCGAAAAGTTTGCGGAGGTGATGCAAGGCGTCTG GGCCAATAAAAATGATTTTGAGCGCCGTCTGgacctccttctttccgcGCTTTCTGTCACCGAACAGTCCTGGTTCATCGCGCCTCAACCCTCAACATACCCGGAAGCAATCTCATACCTTGCCCAATTCAATGATTACAAACGCACCTCTAAACGGGAATGGGTAAAGGAGCGACAAGAGCTTGCTGCGTTGTACAGTAATATCCAGACAAAGATCAGAACGTATTCTTTAAAACCTTGGGAACCGAGTGAAGGGGCTAGATTGGAG GatctggagaagagatgggcaGAGTTTTTGGTGTCGGAGACTGCAAGAAGTCGTGCTATAAATGCCTCTGTAAGAGA TATTAAAGAGActttgaaaaagaaattTGCGAGAGCGGCAGAGGACTTCATCCATCGCTTACAGCAGATTGAACAGGCGATCGGCGCCTTGGCCGGACCTTTACCA CAACAAAAGCAGACTCTTTCTCAACTATCATCCTCCATACCATCTCTTTACAAGTTGTTATCGACAGAAATATCAGATCTCAACAACAGCTGTCTCGAAGCCAAGGTAGAAGAGAATGACTATACTGTTTTGACTGTGGATGATCTCGAGTACGAGTTGGAGCTGGCTGAGGTGGGATTAAAAAAGAAGATCGCATTCATAGATAACCAA CTGGTCTCTGCCCAACACACCAATATCACACCCGCCAAATTagaagagtttgaggcGACGTTTAAGCATTTTGCATGGGAGGAGACAAAT ACCCTCGGAATGTGGGAGATGCATTCAGCCTTGGCGAGTTTAGGTATCGTCTACGCT gaggaggaactggAAACGATTTTCTCCGAGCTAGAACAACACTTTGGCGCTGTCACATACGAGGCGTGGCTCAGTCTGCTCGTCAACATTACTCAAGACGATGCGTCCTCCCCTGAACAACTGCGCGAAGCTTTCAGAGGCATGGCTGGGGAGAAGCCATACGTCACTGACCTTGATTTTGAGTACGCGCATTTGCCTAAAGAGACAGTTAGGTTCTTGCAGGAGGCAATGCCAGAAACGTCTGAGCTGCCcgagttggaagaagggatggaaagacCTGCTAATGGTACCACGAAGGCTTATGACT ACAACTCTTTCTTAGAAGTTGCTTTTGCGCAGCAGTGTATCTGA
- a CDS encoding hypothetical protein (Match to ESTs gb|CF193479.1|CF193479, gb|CF190318.1|CF190318, gb|CF187815.1|CF187815; HMMPfam hit to Cofilin_ADF, Cofilin/tropomyosin-type actin-binding protein, score: 173.8, E(): 3.6e-49) → MSSGVQPTQECLEKFQELKTGKKLTYVIYGLSEDKRSIVVLKASEDKDFDSFVAELPEKDCRWAVYDFEFTLPGGEGVRNKLCFIVWSPDDASVKNKMIFASSKEAIRRRLDGIHTEIQATDFSEITKDALFEKATRK, encoded by the exons ATG TCCTCCGGTGTTCAACCT ACCCAAGAATGTCTCGAAAAGTTCCAGGAGCTTAAGACTGGTAAAAAGCTCACCTATGTCATCTATGGTCTCTCTGAGGACAAGCGATCCATCGTCGTTCTCAAGGCCTCTGAGGACAAGGACTTTGACAGCTTTGTGGCTGAGCTCCCCGAGAAGGACTGCAGGTGGGCGGTGTACGACTTTGAGTTCACTTTGCCCGGTGGTGAAGGTGTGAGGAACAAGCTGTGTTTCATTGTTTG GTCCCCCGATGATGCCTCTGTCAAGAACAAGATGATCTTCGCTTCTTCCAAGGAAGCCATCCGTCGTCGTCTTGATG GTATCCACACCGAGATTCAGGCTACTGACTTCTCCGAAATCACCAAGGATGCCC TCTTTGAAAAGGCCAC